Proteins from one Catenuloplanes atrovinosus genomic window:
- a CDS encoding DUF6879 family protein, whose translation MREVLDRSAGVRLSADEYRADFRERFWQSHEYDFWKLERRQTFAEPGDESWVAFSHGDWETALRLIAARRPQYESDARRMAELGFASYRVRVVEAPLTPYLQWELRLLRLMGATSDRVRVLDAARVGLHEASGPLPEVVTLGADVTYEVLYDDAGLADGAIRHTGAALTAACRQFIARLYESGEDVVAYVDREVAALPPPVPPRG comes from the coding sequence ATGCGTGAGGTGCTCGATCGTTCTGCCGGAGTCAGATTGAGCGCGGATGAATACCGCGCCGATTTCCGAGAACGATTCTGGCAATCCCACGAATACGATTTTTGGAAGCTGGAACGGCGGCAGACGTTCGCCGAGCCCGGTGACGAGAGCTGGGTGGCCTTCTCCCACGGCGACTGGGAGACGGCGCTGCGCCTGATCGCGGCGCGGCGACCGCAGTACGAGAGCGACGCACGGCGCATGGCCGAGTTGGGCTTCGCTTCGTACCGGGTGCGTGTGGTCGAGGCGCCGCTCACACCGTACCTGCAATGGGAATTGCGGCTCTTGCGGCTGATGGGAGCGACGTCCGACCGGGTGCGTGTGCTCGACGCCGCCCGGGTCGGGCTCCACGAGGCCTCGGGCCCGCTGCCGGAAGTGGTGACGCTGGGCGCGGACGTCACCTACGAGGTGCTCTACGACGACGCCGGCCTCGCCGACGGCGCGATCCGGCACACCGGCGCCGCGCTCACCGCGGCGTGCCGGCAGTTCATCGCGCGGCTCTACGAGTCCGGTGAGGACGTGGTGGCGTACGTCGACCGCGAGGTCGCGGCGCTACCCCCACCGGTCCCGCCGCGCGGATAG
- a CDS encoding ATP-binding protein, with protein sequence MPGDDPGRPPRQLPADVRGFVNREAELRALDAILGDSGATPPLAGVHVLAGTAGVGKTSLAVHWAHRVREHFPDGQLCINLRGYDPGPPLRPADVLDRFLRALDVPAAAVPADPEDRAALYRSMLADRRMLILLDNASSTRQVRPLLPGAPRCLVIVTSRSRLSGLVARDGARRLTVDLLPEPDAVSLLRTLTAGYRLDDDSPDYAELARLCARLPLALRIAAERAASRPHMPLADLIRDLRDESALWDALTAEDQDEADAVRTVFAWSYRALDEGAARLFRLLGLHPGAEFGPEAAAALAGVPITTARQRLDLLVGAHLIEQTEADRYQFHDLLRAYAADQCQEEPPAERDAALRRVLEWYLHTVDAAERLAGGLDLRVPLDRPAEPVPAPPFGDRSAAVRWERRERGTLLAAVRAAAGDPRTYDLAWLLAAVLRGFHMRENVLEDWFAAATLGLHAATALGDRRAEAELYDSLGVAHVHAHRLHDALACHTKALSRRRDLGDRLAHAVSLNALGLTALRARQLDAAVAHFADGIEIFGSLGERVWEATARANLGTAQYELGTLDDADASVRQALDTLRAAGDAQGEGNALRLLSAIHRAQGRIDDALTAGLAAVNLAAAHGNAHWQGYWLIELGAAQAAAGEHGDALGSYQHAATLHRRAGDRGREGIALIGAADTYHLMGRYGDAIRMYRGALAVLRTTGDAWQLARALDGLATALDATGEPERAGTARRQALDHLAAFTDPEARRRRDRISGR encoded by the coding sequence ATGCCCGGCGACGACCCGGGGCGGCCGCCCCGGCAACTCCCGGCCGACGTGCGCGGCTTCGTCAACCGCGAGGCCGAACTGCGGGCGCTGGACGCGATCCTCGGCGACTCCGGCGCGACGCCACCGCTCGCGGGCGTGCACGTGCTCGCCGGCACCGCGGGCGTCGGCAAGACGTCGCTGGCCGTGCACTGGGCGCACCGGGTCCGCGAGCACTTCCCGGACGGCCAGCTCTGCATCAACCTCCGCGGGTACGACCCGGGGCCACCGCTGCGGCCGGCGGACGTGCTCGACCGCTTCCTCCGCGCGCTCGACGTGCCCGCCGCCGCGGTCCCGGCCGATCCGGAGGACCGGGCCGCGCTCTACCGGTCGATGCTCGCGGACCGGCGCATGCTGATCCTGCTCGACAACGCGTCGAGCACCCGGCAGGTTCGGCCGCTGCTGCCCGGCGCGCCGCGCTGCCTCGTGATCGTCACCAGCCGCAGCCGGCTGTCCGGGCTCGTCGCCCGGGACGGCGCCCGGCGGTTGACCGTCGACCTGCTGCCCGAGCCGGACGCCGTCTCGTTGCTGCGCACGCTCACCGCCGGCTACCGGTTGGACGACGACAGCCCGGACTACGCGGAACTGGCACGGCTGTGCGCCCGGCTGCCCCTGGCGCTGCGCATCGCCGCCGAGCGCGCGGCGAGCCGTCCCCACATGCCGCTCGCCGACCTGATCCGGGACCTTCGCGACGAGTCGGCCCTGTGGGACGCGCTCACCGCGGAGGACCAGGACGAGGCGGACGCCGTGCGTACCGTGTTCGCCTGGTCCTATCGGGCGCTCGACGAGGGGGCCGCCCGCCTCTTCCGGCTGCTCGGCCTGCACCCCGGCGCGGAGTTCGGCCCGGAGGCCGCGGCCGCGCTCGCCGGCGTTCCGATCACCACGGCCCGGCAGCGGCTCGACCTGCTCGTCGGCGCCCACCTGATCGAGCAGACCGAGGCCGACCGGTACCAGTTCCACGATCTGCTCCGGGCGTACGCGGCCGACCAGTGCCAGGAGGAGCCGCCCGCCGAGCGGGACGCCGCGCTCCGCCGCGTCCTCGAGTGGTATCTGCACACGGTGGACGCCGCCGAGCGACTCGCCGGCGGCCTCGACCTTCGCGTGCCGCTGGATCGGCCCGCCGAGCCGGTGCCGGCACCTCCGTTCGGTGATCGGAGCGCGGCGGTCCGCTGGGAGCGCCGGGAGCGAGGCACCCTGCTCGCCGCCGTCCGCGCGGCGGCCGGCGACCCTCGCACCTACGACCTGGCCTGGCTCCTCGCCGCCGTCCTGCGCGGCTTCCACATGCGGGAGAACGTGCTGGAGGACTGGTTCGCCGCCGCCACGCTCGGGCTGCACGCGGCCACCGCGCTCGGCGACCGGCGTGCCGAGGCCGAACTCTACGACAGCCTCGGGGTCGCGCACGTCCACGCGCACCGGCTGCACGACGCGCTCGCCTGTCACACCAAGGCGCTGTCCCGCCGCCGGGACCTCGGCGACCGTCTCGCCCACGCGGTGTCGCTGAACGCGCTCGGCCTGACCGCGCTGCGCGCGCGCCAGCTCGACGCCGCGGTCGCGCACTTCGCGGACGGCATCGAGATCTTCGGCTCGCTCGGGGAGCGCGTCTGGGAGGCGACCGCGCGCGCCAACCTCGGCACCGCCCAGTACGAGCTGGGAACGCTCGACGACGCCGACGCGTCGGTGCGGCAGGCGCTGGACACGCTCCGGGCGGCCGGGGACGCGCAGGGCGAGGGCAACGCGCTGCGGCTGCTCAGCGCGATCCACCGGGCGCAGGGCCGGATCGACGACGCGCTCACCGCGGGCCTGGCCGCGGTGAACCTGGCGGCGGCCCACGGCAACGCGCACTGGCAGGGGTACTGGCTGATCGAACTCGGCGCCGCGCAGGCCGCGGCCGGGGAGCACGGTGACGCGCTCGGCTCGTACCAGCACGCCGCGACGCTGCACCGGCGGGCCGGAGACCGCGGGCGGGAGGGGATCGCGCTGATCGGGGCCGCGGACACGTACCACCTGATGGGGCGGTACGGCGACGCGATCCGGATGTACCGTGGCGCGCTGGCCGTGCTGCGCACCACCGGGGACGCCTGGCAGCTGGCCCGCGCGCTGGACGGCCTCGCCACCGCGCTCGACGCGACGGGTGAGCCGGAACGGGCGGGCACCGCCCGGCGCCAGGCGCTCGATCACCTCGCGGCGTTCACCGATCCCGAGGCGCGACGGCGACGCGACCGGATCAGTGGGCGCTGA
- a CDS encoding helix-turn-helix transcriptional regulator, with protein sequence MSASRGTLRLDTARLDDGALDGWQREIGLPLPTFTQDTTGGARVRSRSSRARDVAVMDFHTTTRVRASGTPGGGELRLHLVRRGTWTFQHDRATVPVPAGRFLLGRSTGMTGFDVDPGTSTRTVGLAPGAIAPLPADAPVTGSAGTPEVRLLLAHTSLLHDTIDHLTDAGVDAARNATVELMRGVLHRYVDGTEPALSPALARAARDLADRHLTDAALTPALLARHLHVSVRTLHRAFATTGEPVSAYIRRRRLEAARAALTAPHPLPVSAIAARWHFSDSSHFIRAFRRHYGQTPARYARDLSAH encoded by the coding sequence ATGAGCGCATCGCGCGGCACCCTCCGGCTGGACACCGCCCGGCTCGACGACGGCGCGTTGGACGGCTGGCAACGGGAGATCGGCCTGCCGCTGCCCACGTTCACCCAGGACACCACCGGCGGGGCCCGGGTGCGCAGCCGGTCCTCCCGCGCCCGGGACGTGGCCGTGATGGACTTTCACACCACCACGCGGGTACGGGCCTCCGGCACCCCCGGCGGCGGCGAGTTGCGGCTGCACCTGGTCCGCCGGGGCACCTGGACGTTCCAGCACGACCGCGCCACCGTCCCGGTCCCGGCCGGCCGGTTCCTGCTCGGCCGCTCCACCGGCATGACCGGATTCGACGTCGACCCGGGCACCTCCACCCGTACCGTCGGCCTCGCTCCCGGCGCGATCGCGCCGCTCCCGGCGGACGCGCCCGTCACCGGCTCCGCCGGCACCCCCGAGGTGCGCCTGCTGCTGGCCCACACCAGCCTGCTGCACGACACCATCGACCACCTCACCGACGCCGGCGTCGACGCCGCCCGCAACGCCACCGTCGAACTGATGCGCGGCGTCCTGCACCGCTACGTCGACGGCACCGAGCCCGCGCTGAGCCCCGCGCTCGCCCGCGCCGCCCGCGACCTCGCCGACCGGCACCTCACTGACGCGGCCCTCACCCCAGCCCTGCTCGCCCGCCACCTGCACGTCTCCGTCCGCACCCTGCACCGCGCCTTCGCCACCACCGGCGAGCCCGTCTCCGCCTACATCCGCCGGCGCCGGCTCGAGGCCGCCCGCGCCGCGCTCACCGCCCCCCACCCCCTGCCGGTCTCCGCGATCGCGGCGCGCTGGCACTTCTCCGACAGCAGCCACTTCATCCGCGCCTTCCGCCGCCACTACGGCCAGACCCCGGCCCGGTACGCCCGCGACCTCAGCGCCCACTGA
- a CDS encoding sugar phosphate isomerase/epimerase family protein, whose product MELMFTNLQLTGTLPPEPPRYAFAERVAAVAEAGATGIGVTAAELDGIPDGATHQLLDGHGVRIVELEAMFGWFDGDTAPEEALFRLAETYRVPRIKTAVLLIPPAGAPDPDVLAERFAGLCDRAAAHGTAVALEPVVVLPGFGHAAAHDLIRTVDRPNAGLMFDAWHVFRDPSGPSVAETVAARHVAGLELTDGLATPGPDLMDDCVNRRMLPGDGEFDLAGLLRTLRATGAEVPLSVEVLSAELRELTPREHAARVVAAVTKVLEA is encoded by the coding sequence ATGGAACTGATGTTCACCAACCTGCAGCTGACCGGCACGCTGCCGCCGGAACCGCCGCGGTACGCGTTCGCGGAGCGGGTGGCGGCCGTGGCCGAGGCGGGCGCGACCGGGATCGGCGTCACCGCGGCGGAGCTGGACGGCATCCCGGACGGCGCGACGCACCAGCTGCTGGACGGCCACGGCGTACGGATCGTGGAGCTGGAGGCGATGTTCGGCTGGTTCGACGGCGACACCGCGCCGGAGGAGGCGCTGTTCCGGCTCGCGGAGACATACCGGGTGCCGCGTATCAAGACCGCGGTGCTGCTGATTCCGCCGGCCGGGGCGCCGGACCCGGACGTGCTGGCCGAGCGGTTCGCTGGCCTGTGCGACCGGGCGGCGGCGCACGGTACGGCGGTGGCGCTGGAGCCGGTCGTGGTGCTGCCCGGCTTCGGCCACGCGGCCGCGCACGACCTGATCCGCACGGTCGACCGGCCGAACGCGGGCCTGATGTTCGACGCCTGGCACGTGTTCCGCGACCCGTCCGGGCCGTCCGTGGCGGAGACGGTGGCGGCCCGGCACGTCGCGGGCCTGGAGCTGACCGACGGCCTGGCGACGCCGGGCCCGGACCTGATGGACGACTGCGTCAACCGGCGGATGCTGCCCGGCGACGGCGAGTTCGACCTGGCGGGCCTGCTGCGCACGCTGCGGGCGACCGGCGCGGAGGTGCCGCTGTCGGTGGAGGTGCTCTCCGCGGAGCTGCGCGAGCTGACCCCGCGGGAGCACGCGGCGCGCGTGGTGGCCGCGGTCACGAAGGTGCTGGAGGCCTGA
- a CDS encoding heparinase II/III domain-containing protein, with protein sequence MHPVPGTDRTAHRPRLLSTALRAGRLAPRATIDHAAFAGVPEETKAAIVAIADETAGTPWPQPTLTRWRAYLRDGSRVAWEDPYFARRHRLHAAALALALTGDRARYADEVLDGVWLLAEETTWCLPAHDDTATGPDRVVPDPAHPYLDLFAAETAATLAWLVHLHADLLATVPGVRERITAEIRRRVLDPYRLHADAYHWFGAPMNWNPWITDNVVAVALLTCDDPAPIVERAVASLDAYLDGVPADGGCPEGISYWWHSGARLFEALELLGVPAEVWNDPLIHRIARFPLTAHLGGEWSASFGDGGARVPRAHGRAQKDHLSPALLHRYGRAVGDDEITAFARASRGDDPLTTLPSPMGRAIAALTDPVWRDAAPRAFPEPPVQWLPRTQVASLRGGALHLIAKAGHNDEPHNHNDVGGFVLAVRGEPVVVDAGAGVYDRDSFGPGRYRAWFTRSAFHSVPEIDGYEQAPGPAFAARDVSLDGTVLTMDLAGAYPAEAGIVSLRRTFTVADDLITLTDAWRLDHPPQRIRLRLLLRDEPPAVRIALPDHVRPRTEEIALTDPRLRAVWGDRLVLMTLEVTSPAATGEVTVRFRPPAPS encoded by the coding sequence ATGCACCCCGTCCCCGGAACCGATCGGACCGCGCACCGGCCGCGCCTGCTGAGCACCGCGCTGCGCGCCGGCCGGCTCGCGCCGCGCGCCACGATCGATCACGCCGCGTTCGCCGGCGTGCCAGAAGAGACGAAGGCGGCCATCGTCGCGATCGCGGACGAGACGGCCGGAACGCCCTGGCCGCAACCCACGCTGACGCGATGGCGCGCCTACCTGCGCGACGGCAGCCGCGTCGCCTGGGAGGACCCGTACTTCGCCCGCCGCCACCGGCTGCACGCCGCCGCGCTCGCGCTCGCCCTCACCGGCGACCGGGCCCGGTACGCCGACGAGGTGCTGGACGGCGTCTGGCTGCTGGCCGAGGAGACCACCTGGTGCCTGCCCGCCCACGACGACACGGCCACCGGCCCGGACCGGGTGGTGCCCGACCCCGCGCACCCGTACCTGGACCTGTTCGCGGCCGAGACCGCGGCCACGCTCGCCTGGCTGGTGCACCTGCACGCGGACCTGCTGGCCACGGTCCCCGGCGTCCGCGAGCGGATCACGGCCGAGATCCGGCGCCGGGTGCTCGACCCGTACCGGCTGCACGCCGACGCGTACCACTGGTTCGGCGCGCCGATGAACTGGAACCCGTGGATCACCGACAACGTCGTCGCGGTCGCGCTGCTCACCTGTGACGATCCGGCACCGATCGTGGAGCGGGCGGTGGCCAGCCTGGACGCCTACCTGGACGGCGTGCCCGCGGACGGCGGCTGCCCCGAGGGCATCTCCTACTGGTGGCACTCCGGTGCGCGGCTGTTCGAGGCGCTGGAGCTGCTCGGCGTACCCGCGGAGGTCTGGAACGATCCGCTGATCCACCGGATCGCCAGGTTCCCGCTCACCGCGCACCTCGGCGGCGAGTGGAGCGCGAGCTTCGGCGACGGCGGCGCCCGGGTGCCGCGCGCGCACGGCCGCGCCCAGAAGGACCACCTGTCACCCGCGCTGCTGCACCGGTACGGCCGCGCGGTCGGCGACGACGAGATCACCGCGTTCGCCCGTGCCAGCCGGGGCGACGACCCGCTGACCACGCTGCCCAGCCCGATGGGACGCGCGATCGCGGCGCTCACCGACCCGGTCTGGCGCGACGCCGCACCCCGGGCGTTCCCCGAGCCGCCGGTGCAGTGGCTGCCCCGGACCCAGGTGGCGTCGCTGCGCGGCGGCGCGCTGCACCTGATCGCCAAGGCCGGCCACAACGACGAGCCGCACAACCACAACGACGTCGGCGGCTTCGTGCTGGCCGTGCGCGGCGAGCCGGTGGTGGTCGACGCGGGCGCCGGCGTCTACGACCGGGACAGCTTCGGCCCCGGCCGCTACCGCGCCTGGTTCACCCGCTCCGCGTTCCACAGCGTCCCGGAGATCGACGGCTACGAGCAGGCGCCCGGCCCGGCGTTCGCGGCCCGGGACGTCTCACTGGACGGGACGGTGCTCACCATGGACCTGGCCGGCGCGTATCCCGCGGAGGCCGGCATCGTCTCGCTGCGCAGGACGTTCACCGTCGCCGACGATCTGATCACGCTCACCGACGCCTGGCGCCTCGACCATCCGCCGCAGCGGATCCGGCTGCGACTGCTCCTCCGGGACGAGCCCCCGGCGGTACGCATCGCGCTGCCGGACCACGTGCGGCCGCGCACGGAAGAGATCGCGCTGACCGATCCGAGGCTGCGCGCGGTCTGGGGCGACCGCCTGGTGCTGATGACGCTGGAGGTGACCTCGCCGGCCGCCACCGGTGAGGTCACCGTCCGGTTCAGGCCTCCAGCACCTTCGTGA
- a CDS encoding AfsR/SARP family transcriptional regulator, with protein MNSDALPETRFHLLGPVEVRHGDDAVPVPAARQRAILAALLLRAGRVVAVDTLTDLLWGDRPPPTATVTARNYVSRLRKAVPQVSTVSGGYRLDLPPGALDLDRFERLTASARTAAPAAAVPLLDRALALWRGPALADLGTLPIHHVEAPRLEEMRLAATGDRLDALLRVGEGVRLVPELVRLVARHPLRERFVGQLMQALDASGRLPEALDLYRRTRDRLVTDLAIEPGPVLRRLHQRLLETI; from the coding sequence ATGAACTCCGACGCCCTTCCGGAGACGCGGTTCCACCTGCTCGGGCCGGTCGAGGTCCGGCACGGCGACGACGCCGTGCCGGTGCCGGCCGCGCGGCAACGCGCGATCCTGGCCGCGCTGCTGCTGCGGGCCGGCCGCGTCGTCGCGGTCGACACGCTCACCGATCTGCTCTGGGGCGACCGGCCGCCGCCCACCGCGACCGTCACCGCGCGCAACTACGTGTCCCGGCTGCGCAAGGCGGTTCCGCAGGTGTCCACGGTGTCCGGTGGCTACCGGCTGGACCTGCCGCCCGGCGCGCTCGACCTGGACCGGTTCGAGCGCCTCACCGCGAGCGCGCGCACGGCCGCGCCGGCCGCGGCCGTACCGCTGCTGGACCGGGCGCTCGCGCTGTGGCGCGGCCCCGCGCTGGCCGACCTGGGGACGCTGCCGATCCACCACGTCGAGGCGCCGCGCCTGGAGGAGATGCGGCTGGCCGCGACCGGTGACCGGCTGGACGCGCTGCTGCGCGTGGGCGAGGGCGTGCGGCTGGTGCCGGAGTTGGTCCGCCTGGTCGCCCGGCACCCGCTGCGGGAGCGGTTCGTCGGCCAGCTCATGCAGGCGCTGGACGCGTCCGGCCGGCTGCCGGAGGCGCTCGACCTCTACCGCCGCACGCGCGACCGCCTGGTCACCGACCTCGCGATCGAGCCCGGCCCGGTGCTGCGCCGCCTCCACCAGCGACTGCTCGAAACGATCTGA
- a CDS encoding carbohydrate binding domain-containing protein, which produces MDSSGERVSGCPDPSGADGPAQFVAALIQLRAWAGQPSLRTLRDLARPAGALPTSTVHEILAGQRLPRLQFVEAYVRACLRAHGDAGPGTEAVLDQWREAWRRLASGRSPSAPRGSAAPSPLPPAEIVTPALLPVAGPPPREIIASTMPPRRSSSPVAAVAGFLAGLVLGGAGVWFLPEPAAERGAPASVPSEGLCASAPPERPGGPELIVNGGFDRPLGRPWRTSSAKVELTAADDALVAHVMGGTGNPWDAMVVHDGLALRAGASYTLLFRISANVPARVRVTVQDGAPPDSHAALVRDVPAGPRPCLVALTFTAGRDTAAGELSFGAGGLRTAYSLTLDDVSLSGPG; this is translated from the coding sequence GTGGATTCGTCAGGCGAGCGCGTGTCCGGTTGTCCGGACCCGTCCGGGGCGGACGGTCCCGCACAGTTCGTCGCCGCGCTGATCCAACTGCGGGCCTGGGCCGGGCAGCCGTCGCTGCGCACGTTGCGGGACCTGGCCCGGCCGGCCGGCGCGCTGCCCACCAGCACCGTGCACGAGATCCTGGCCGGGCAGCGGCTGCCGCGGCTCCAGTTCGTCGAGGCGTACGTGCGGGCCTGCCTGCGCGCGCACGGCGACGCCGGACCCGGCACGGAGGCGGTGCTCGACCAGTGGCGGGAGGCGTGGCGGCGGCTGGCGTCCGGCCGGTCGCCGTCGGCGCCGAGGGGGTCGGCCGCGCCGTCGCCGCTGCCGCCGGCCGAGATCGTGACGCCGGCGCTGCTGCCGGTGGCCGGCCCGCCGCCCAGGGAGATCATCGCGAGCACGATGCCGCCGCGGCGGTCCTCCTCGCCGGTGGCGGCCGTGGCCGGGTTCCTGGCCGGGCTGGTGCTGGGCGGGGCCGGTGTGTGGTTCCTGCCGGAGCCGGCGGCCGAGCGGGGCGCGCCGGCGTCCGTACCGTCGGAGGGGTTGTGCGCGTCCGCGCCGCCGGAGCGGCCGGGCGGCCCCGAGCTGATCGTCAACGGCGGGTTCGACCGGCCGCTCGGCCGTCCCTGGCGGACCAGCTCCGCGAAGGTGGAGCTGACCGCCGCGGACGACGCACTGGTGGCGCACGTGATGGGCGGGACCGGCAACCCGTGGGACGCGATGGTCGTCCACGATGGACTCGCGCTGCGCGCCGGCGCGTCGTACACGCTGCTGTTCCGGATCTCGGCGAACGTGCCGGCCCGGGTGCGGGTCACGGTGCAGGACGGCGCGCCGCCGGACTCCCACGCGGCGCTGGTCCGGGACGTCCCGGCCGGGCCGCGGCCGTGCCTGGTGGCGCTCACCTTCACCGCCGGCCGCGACACCGCGGCCGGTGAGCTGTCGTTCGGCGCCGGCGGGCTGCGGACCGCCTACTCCCTGACGCTCGACGACGTGTCGCTGAGCGGCCCGGGCTGA
- a CDS encoding carbohydrate binding domain-containing protein: protein MRSVPRRLGLTLVLTLIAGLLTVVTTGTPALAGHSNQIPDGTFGAGTGTGAWWATSGAAIHTDNDELCADVAGGTAVVHDVIVGRSGMQLAAGRSYALTFDAKSTASVQLRTRVQDGVAPYTGVLDQGFTVSPGLRRYAMAFTSGITRTDGQVTFQVGGVSSAMTVCFDNVVLIETDEVSNGTFDAGIDHWWKGRAQTSIAHESGQLRIDSPGGTTNPWDDIVGISGVSLRAGKQYRLAFTGSANTARTIRAVVQTEASPWTSPLLQDFALNTSAQTYSWTFTSPLTVTAGQLLFQIGGAAGFTARFDNISVVEQPRLANDPVIYWDNVLQQAIRESVEPQRSPTNLARAAAIMHTAIFDAVTSVTNIGTPYVARVTVPVDTHATSLESAVNMAAFDTLRVLFPNLTFTDELTAARGLLPNGTIGIQRDRGEGVGAASASAVLANRANDGSTSTGTYTPSTTPGAWRPTDSTPAVTPFWGQVRPFTMTSGSQFRPPLPGGYSSYSTLLASQAYADQLNEVKNLGRATGSTRTAEQTDIAFFWANDVPGTYKPPGQLLEHTEIVAAQRGLGLLEHARLFALVSLAMADAAIAAWDAKFLTPIDLWRPQSAVQNADQDGRADTVKDAAWLPLSINPAGQRFSPAFPAYVSGHATFGGAWAAVMRGYFGFDHLEMRLTTEDPSRPTVVRTLPSFTAAAAENGRSRIYLGVHYQWDADNGVATGTQIGNRVIANFLRP, encoded by the coding sequence ATGAGATCCGTTCCGCGTCGCTTGGGCCTGACCCTCGTCCTCACCCTGATAGCCGGGCTGCTCACGGTCGTCACGACCGGCACCCCGGCGCTGGCCGGCCACTCCAACCAGATCCCGGACGGCACGTTCGGTGCCGGCACGGGCACGGGCGCGTGGTGGGCCACGTCCGGCGCCGCCATCCACACGGACAACGACGAGCTCTGCGCGGACGTCGCCGGCGGCACCGCGGTGGTCCACGACGTGATCGTCGGCCGGTCCGGCATGCAGCTGGCCGCCGGCCGGTCCTACGCGCTGACCTTCGACGCCAAGTCGACCGCGAGCGTGCAGCTGCGCACCCGGGTGCAGGACGGCGTCGCGCCCTACACCGGCGTGCTCGACCAGGGCTTCACCGTCTCCCCCGGGCTGCGCCGGTACGCGATGGCGTTCACCTCCGGCATCACCCGCACGGACGGGCAGGTCACGTTCCAGGTCGGCGGCGTCTCCTCCGCGATGACGGTCTGCTTCGACAACGTCGTGCTGATCGAGACGGACGAGGTCTCCAACGGCACCTTCGACGCCGGCATCGACCACTGGTGGAAGGGGCGCGCGCAGACCTCGATCGCGCACGAGTCCGGGCAGCTGCGCATCGACTCCCCCGGCGGCACCACGAACCCGTGGGACGACATCGTCGGCATCAGCGGGGTGTCGCTGCGCGCCGGTAAGCAGTACAGGCTGGCGTTCACCGGCTCGGCGAACACGGCGCGCACGATTCGGGCCGTGGTGCAGACCGAGGCGTCGCCGTGGACGTCGCCGCTGCTGCAGGACTTCGCCCTGAACACGAGCGCGCAGACCTACTCGTGGACGTTCACCTCACCGCTGACCGTCACCGCGGGGCAGCTGCTGTTCCAGATCGGCGGCGCGGCCGGGTTCACCGCCCGGTTCGACAACATCTCCGTGGTGGAGCAGCCGCGGCTCGCCAACGACCCGGTCATCTACTGGGACAACGTGCTCCAGCAGGCGATCCGGGAGTCGGTCGAGCCGCAGCGCAGCCCGACCAACCTGGCCCGCGCGGCCGCGATCATGCACACCGCGATCTTCGACGCGGTCACCTCGGTGACCAACATCGGTACGCCGTACGTCGCCCGGGTCACGGTGCCGGTCGACACGCACGCCACGTCGCTGGAGTCGGCGGTCAACATGGCCGCGTTCGACACGCTGCGCGTGCTCTTCCCGAACCTGACGTTCACCGACGAGCTGACCGCCGCGCGCGGGCTGCTGCCGAACGGCACCATCGGCATCCAGCGGGACCGGGGTGAGGGCGTCGGCGCGGCCAGCGCGTCCGCGGTGCTGGCCAACCGGGCGAACGACGGCTCCACCTCCACCGGGACGTATACGCCGAGCACCACGCCGGGCGCGTGGCGGCCGACGGACTCGACACCCGCGGTCACGCCGTTCTGGGGTCAGGTGCGGCCGTTCACCATGACCAGCGGCTCGCAGTTCCGGCCGCCGCTGCCGGGCGGGTACAGCAGCTACTCCACGCTGCTGGCCAGCCAGGCGTACGCGGACCAGCTCAACGAGGTGAAGAACCTGGGCCGCGCGACCGGCTCCACCCGCACCGCGGAGCAGACCGACATCGCGTTCTTCTGGGCGAACGACGTGCCCGGCACGTACAAGCCGCCGGGCCAGCTGCTGGAGCACACCGAGATCGTGGCGGCGCAGCGCGGGCTGGGTCTGCTGGAGCACGCGCGGCTGTTCGCGCTGGTGTCGCTGGCGATGGCGGACGCGGCGATCGCGGCCTGGGACGCGAAGTTCCTCACGCCGATCGACCTGTGGCGGCCGCAGTCGGCGGTGCAGAACGCGGACCAGGACGGCCGGGCCGACACGGTCAAGGACGCGGCCTGGCTGCCGCTGTCGATCAATCCGGCCGGTCAGCGGTTCTCGCCGGCGTTCCCGGCCTACGTGAGCGGGCACGCCACGTTCGGCGGCGCGTGGGCGGCCGTGATGCGCGGCTACTTCGGATTCGACCACCTGGAGATGCGGCTGACCACGGAGGACCCGAGCCGGCCCACCGTGGTCCGCACGCTGCCGAGCTTCACGGCCGCCGCCGCGGAGAACGGGCGGAGCCGGATCTACCTCGGCGTCCACTACCAGTGGGACGCGGACAACGGCGTCGCCACCGGCACCCAGATCGGCAACCGGGTGATCGCCAACTTCCTGCGCCCCTGA